Proteins from a single region of Streptomyces sp. HUAS 15-9:
- a CDS encoding peptidoglycan D,D-transpeptidase FtsI family protein — translation MNKTIRRASVFALLLVLALLIRATWVQYYDGQALADDKDNRRNAIETYAEPLGNIIVAGESITGSARTTGGDLAYKRTYKNGPLYAAVTGYASQAYAPTQLEGIYQDLLNGTDNRLKNIMDTVTGERADPGNVVTTIDPDVQKAAYRALGGNKGAAVAIDPKTGRILAVVSTPSYDPATLTDANTAGSAWKRLTADSDKPLTNRALRQPLPPGSTFKLVVAAAALEDGLYENVDEHTDSPDPYTLPGTTRTLDNENKSAPCENASMRVALRYSCNNVFGKMAVDLGQDKVRAMAEKFGFDDDKQDVPVRAYASVYPSDMDKAQTALSGIGQFDVTATPLQMAMVSAAIANGGKLVSPHMVSQITDSGGDVLRNYDDATDTKEIVSSSTAEQLQSAMETVVKDGTGTNALIDGVTVGGKTGTAQHGENNSKTPYAWFTSYGKSDSSGKEVAVAVMVEQSDAARSEVSGNGLAAPVAKAMMQAALK, via the coding sequence GCAGTACTACGACGGCCAGGCCCTCGCGGACGACAAGGACAACCGGCGCAACGCGATCGAGACGTACGCGGAGCCGCTCGGGAACATCATCGTGGCCGGCGAATCCATCACCGGCTCGGCGCGGACGACGGGGGGCGACCTCGCGTACAAGCGGACGTACAAGAACGGCCCGTTGTACGCGGCGGTCACGGGCTACGCGTCCCAGGCCTATGCGCCGACCCAGCTGGAGGGCATCTACCAGGACCTGCTCAACGGCACGGACAACCGGCTGAAGAACATCATGGACACGGTCACCGGCGAGCGCGCCGATCCGGGCAACGTCGTCACGACGATCGATCCCGATGTGCAGAAGGCCGCCTACCGGGCCCTGGGCGGCAACAAGGGCGCGGCCGTCGCCATCGACCCGAAGACCGGAAGGATCCTCGCGGTCGTGTCGACCCCGTCGTACGACCCCGCGACGCTCACCGACGCCAACACCGCGGGGAGTGCCTGGAAGCGGCTCACCGCGGACTCGGACAAGCCGCTGACCAACCGCGCGCTGCGCCAGCCGCTGCCGCCGGGCTCGACGTTCAAGCTGGTCGTCGCGGCGGCCGCGCTGGAGGACGGGCTGTACGAGAACGTGGACGAACACACCGACAGCCCCGACCCGTACACGCTGCCCGGCACCACCAGGACCCTCGACAACGAGAACAAGTCGGCGCCCTGTGAGAACGCCTCGATGCGGGTCGCCCTGCGCTACTCCTGCAACAACGTCTTCGGCAAGATGGCCGTCGACCTCGGCCAGGACAAGGTGAGGGCGATGGCCGAGAAGTTCGGCTTCGACGACGACAAGCAGGATGTGCCGGTGCGCGCCTATGCGAGCGTGTACCCGTCGGACATGGACAAGGCACAGACGGCCCTGTCGGGCATCGGCCAGTTCGATGTGACGGCGACTCCGCTCCAGATGGCCATGGTGTCGGCGGCCATAGCCAACGGCGGCAAGCTGGTCTCGCCGCACATGGTTTCGCAGATCACCGACAGCGGTGGTGATGTGCTCCGGAACTACGACGACGCCACGGACACCAAGGAGATCGTCAGCTCCTCCACCGCCGAGCAGTTGCAGTCGGCGATGGAGACGGTCGTGAAGGACGGCACGGGTACGAACGCGCTGATCGACGGCGTGACCGTGGGCGGCAAGACGGGCACGGCCCAGCACGGCGAGAACAACAGCAAGACCCCGTACGCCTGGTTCACCTCGTACGGCAAGTCCGACAGCAGCGGCAAGGAGGTCGCGGTCGCTGTGATGGTGGAGCAGTCGGACGCGGCGAGGTCGGAAGTGAGCGGCAACGGCCTGGCGGCCCCGGTGGCCAAGGCGATGATGCAGGCGGCGTTGAAGTAG
- a CDS encoding SigE family RNA polymerase sigma factor, translating to MGTVVDDAASVEFHAFFERHYAELSRLAHLLTGEADAADDLAADALLALWHRWDRVRAADHPVAYARGVVANLARTRIRSAVRERRRIALFWSHREEKTENPDVAGVVDVQSALRRLPFRKRACVVLRHAFDLSEKDTALALGVSVGTVKSQTSKGMAELQKLLGAQGVPQRMHAAVAARGGESGGRNR from the coding sequence GTGGGCACAGTCGTCGACGACGCCGCCTCGGTGGAGTTCCACGCCTTCTTCGAACGCCACTACGCCGAACTGTCCCGCCTCGCCCACCTCCTGACCGGCGAAGCGGACGCGGCGGACGACCTCGCGGCGGACGCGCTGCTCGCGCTGTGGCACCGCTGGGACCGGGTGCGCGCGGCCGACCACCCGGTGGCGTACGCGCGCGGCGTCGTCGCCAATCTGGCCCGCACCCGCATCCGCAGCGCGGTCCGCGAGCGCCGCCGGATCGCGCTGTTCTGGTCGCACCGCGAGGAGAAGACCGAGAACCCCGACGTGGCGGGCGTGGTGGATGTGCAGTCGGCGCTGCGCCGCCTGCCCTTCCGCAAACGCGCATGTGTGGTACTTCGACATGCGTTCGACCTGTCGGAAAAGGACACCGCCCTCGCCCTGGGGGTCTCGGTGGGTACGGTTAAGAGCCAGACGTCCAAGGGCATGGCCGAACTGCAGAAGCTGCTCGGCGCCCAGGGTGTTCCGCAGAGGATGCACGCGGCGGTGGCGGCGCGTGGCGGCGAGAGCGGAGGAAGGAACCGATGA